A stretch of Synechococcus sp. MIT S9220 DNA encodes these proteins:
- a CDS encoding glycosyltransferase family 2 protein, whose protein sequence is MVIPYSQPKASVIMAAFNSSSFISYAIDSILSQTFTEFEFIIVDDGSTDSTLSILNSYAERDQRVRVYANSHNIGLTQSLNIAANLAQTPILVRQDSDDLSHPDRLSIQVSFISNGLFDMCSTRTLISSTNRVSGRIARFIPKSLLLLFTNPFIHGSLCFKKSAFDLLGGYNSTFVYAQDYDLIVRWLYYGFSIKYFHHCLYTSVDYPSSISNLHRHEQQKQALYSRNFWRKACFINPLLLFSCF, encoded by the coding sequence ATGGTAATTCCATATTCGCAACCGAAAGCATCCGTTATAATGGCTGCTTTTAATTCTTCTTCTTTCATTTCTTACGCTATTGATAGTATCTTATCGCAAACATTTACTGAATTTGAGTTTATTATCGTTGATGATGGCTCCACAGACTCTACTCTTTCTATTTTAAATTCTTATGCTGAGAGAGATCAGCGTGTACGAGTTTACGCTAATAGTCATAATATAGGCTTAACTCAATCTTTAAATATTGCCGCTAATCTGGCACAGACGCCGATACTTGTTCGTCAAGATAGTGATGATCTTAGTCATCCTGATCGCCTTTCTATCCAAGTCTCTTTTATATCTAATGGTTTGTTCGATATGTGTTCAACTCGAACCCTTATCAGTTCTACTAATCGTGTGTCAGGTCGTATAGCCAGGTTCATCCCCAAGTCTTTGCTATTGTTATTCACCAACCCTTTTATTCATGGCTCACTTTGTTTTAAAAAGTCTGCATTCGACCTGTTAGGTGGTTATAATTCTACCTTTGTTTATGCACAAGATTATGATCTTATTGTCAGATGGTTGTATTATGGCTTTTCCATTAAATATTTTCATCATTGTCTATATACTTCCGTTGATTACCCTTCTAGCATATCAAATTTGCATCGTCATGAGCAACAGAAACAAGCCCTTTATTCACGAA